Genomic segment of Hydra vulgaris chromosome 08, alternate assembly HydraT2T_AEP:
ttttaacttttcaattttagtaTACTGTgcgcaaattttattattttgagccAACTTGACGGCTTTGCGAAAGCTTTTACGAGCCATTAAGTAACGATTGAAAGTTACggagtttaaatcttttaaaaaaccagAATCCCTCCATTTGTTGAAATGAATTGAAAGAATAGTTTTAGAACGACTTAATTCAGGTGTCCACcaagatatattatattaaaattaatcttttatttgtagttcataagtataaaaatataatatattcaaatagCAAGTCTCTATATGATTTCAtgtgttttagtaaataattaaacagctatttaaaatataaacaatcgATTATTTTCAAACAACCTCATAAAGAcattaactttacaaaaaaaatgtatttacaattatttcaaaaacttacCAACAAAGTAGTAAAAGTTTGTTCGCAATTCGTCATGGTAagctaataaaatttatactcgttaaaaatattaaaataaaatttattagtaaaactaGAAGAAATGGGCTCATTATTCATcgagataaaaatgaaaaaaaatggactCGTTTTTCATCGAGATACAAATGCAATAttaatttgagataaaaaagacagatttgtaaattgtaaaatagtttcttcgaaacaaaaatattttgcgctttataaataaagtttgtagttaaatttaaatgtctttttttaagttatcaaaAGTTTCTAACCAAACTTTGTAGAGTTGGTCggtcaaaataaataataaaaaaatgtttgtaaaaaacgTTTTCGCcaaaactttaatttcaaagcctaccatttatttgaaaagaaactTCTCGAATTAAATTGGCGCATCATCTTGAACCATGTAGTAAATGGAATATCCTCTTTTAAAATATCAGTGCATAAATATGCTcgactttttttagaatatttctTGATTAAAATGTTTGATACATCAgtcgttttatataaagtaCAATGATTGACTAGGCTTAAGTTCCATTCCCTTAATGTCTTCACGTCAGTGTAAAATTCCGGAGggcttgtttttatttttacccaAAAGGTTTCGTTAAAGTGTTTATAAATTGCTGCGTCAAGTTTGTtccaatttaaaacttttttagttgcGCCATTTATGTCATTGGTgtttttgtctttaaattttCGTGCATtgtgaacaaaaaaaacaacatcttcTAACTCCcaatttaactcatttttcaaCAAAACCAAAGACTCTTCCATGTATTCCATGATCATAACCAGATGAAAGTCTTGCGAAATAGaatgtaaaactttatttatgtaTTCAGGTGTTTCGTTCCATACGTCAAAACCTAAATCAAACGCATTTGGGTTTTTAGCTAAAGCAAATGAACCTTCTCCTTCTAATAAATTTACAGATTGAAGAAAAGACTTTAATGGTTCTTCTGGGATTTTAAAAAACTCGTCCAACAATGGCATGCTTCCACTaagattgaaaaattttttgaaatttaaatattgaactgCAGAATCAAACTGGGAGTAAGGTTCTCTAATGATTGTGATTATTTTAGTACCAGGAcccattatttttaacattttttctttgtgAAACACGGCGTGGTTGAACAgcatattgtatattttatctttagtgTGTAAAAATAGAAGTTTCTCGTCAAATTTTTCAGGGTAACAAAATCTGTGTTCACACTGAGGCAAAACAACAtttagtttatttgactttgaATATCTTTGCATAATGTTGGTAACTGTAGATGAACctgttttatgtgtttttaaaaaaattacactacGTTGAGGATTCTTTGAAATATTTGCCATATTTTGAGGTGGTATCgtaaaattctttctaaaaggAAAGtcatgaacaaaataaaaaattacgcTAACCTCTAACGTaaagaagtttatatataaagtgttcattttttttactctcAAAAGGCAATGTTTATATAACGTGAGGTTAGAATAAGAGGGTTCTATCTTCCTATTGTAATGTTAAGAGAATTGAACAAAGTTTGTTACATTCTCCtagattttataaattgaaaaataaaacttaacaaaaaataaaaacaaatttaacagttgataatttaaaaaattcaaaaatcaaatttgttaaattggtTGCTCagaatacatatttattattatttaaataatatagattGGCATAAGATTAAGTAGTATATCATGACGGAGAATTGTGAGGTTTTATCTCCCATTTTTTATGTTGAGATAATTTAACTTTTgggatttatttattatatttttcacatACAAAGTAGAGATAGAACCCGATTATTCTAAGATCATAATATATGAGAAGCATTTTTTAAGAGAAATTTCttaataagtatttatattgttatatatttaattttttaaattttacatcttGGGTTTCCTTTCAAAAGtctgacttttttaaaaaaaaagtgtgtgtgtgtgtgtttgtgactctgtgtgtgtgtgtgtgtgtgtgtgtgtgtgtgtgtgtgtgtgtgtgtgtgtgtgtgtgtgtgtgtgttatatgTTAGTGAGATCATCCATTACTTATAATGTTACATTAAGATTATTAATGATAAACTAAGAAACAATCACAAGGTTAGATTTtatcacgtgattattttttccgcGATATTCGAGATGCAGATTAAGCAATAGCTTTTCCACATTAGGTTTTGTCTAATATTGGCTctgtttacattttataaagtatttgacTGTTTATTTAACGCATATTTTTTCAAGAGTTACTTTTTGTATAAGTTTGTAATCAGAAATTTGATAACAGTCATCAAAATCAGGGGTGCGAAGTCCTATAGATTTTTAGGGACTCTTGGACTACGGGGTCAAAAATAAGGGACTCCTTGGAAGCGGACTTTAAATTGGCACACCCAAAActcgt
This window contains:
- the LOC101237265 gene encoding galactose-3-O-sulfotransferase 3 isoform X2, whose translation is MFPFTRNYFRYQYQTLIKRSPWTTKRGILVLAFIWCLPICYMISKKEELTTHLIRKRFDCRYIFTAPEATTTLNTVIRKNFTIPPQNMANISKNPQRSVIFLKTHKTGSSTVTNIMQRYSKSNKLNVVLPQCEHRFCYPEKFDEKLLFLHTKDKIYNMLFNHAVFHKEKMLKIMGPGTKIITIIREPYSQFDSAVQYLNFKKFFNLSGSMPLLDEFFKIPEEPLKSFLQSVNLLEGEGSFALAKNPNAFDLGFDVWNETPEYINKVLHSISQDFHLVMIMEYMEESLVLLKNELNWELEDVVFFVHNARKFKDKNTNDINGATKKVLNWNKLDAAIYKHFNETFWVKIKTSPPEFYTDVKTLREWNLSLVNHCTLYKTTDVSNILIKKYSKKSRAYLCTDILKEDIPFTTWFKMMRQFNSRSFFSNKW